A region of Pan troglodytes isolate AG18354 chromosome 23, NHGRI_mPanTro3-v2.0_pri, whole genome shotgun sequence DNA encodes the following proteins:
- the SH3BP1 gene encoding chronophin isoform X3: MARCERLRGAALRDVLGRAQGVLFDCDGVLWNGERAVPGAPELLERLARAGKAALFVSNNSRRARPELALRFARLGFGGLRAEQLFSSALCAARLLRQRLPGPPDAPGAVFVLGGEGLCAELRAAGLRLAGDPSAGDGAAPRVRAVLVGYDEHFSFAKLREACAHLRDPECLLVATDRDPWHPLSDGSRTPGTGSLAAAVETASGRQALVVGKPSPYMFECITENFSIDPARTLMVGDRLETDILFGHRCGMTTVLTLTGVSRLEEAQAYLAAGQHDLVPHYYVESIADLTEGLED; encoded by the exons ATGGCGCGCTGCGAGAGGCTGCGCGGAGCGGCCCTGCGCGACGTGCTGGGCCGGGCGCAGGGGGTCCTGTTCGACTGTGACGGGGTGCTGTGGAACGGCGAGCGCGCCGTGCCGGGCGCCCCGGAGCTGCTGGAGCGGCTGGCGCGGGCCGGCAAGGCGGCTTTGTTTGTGAGCAACAACAGCCGGCGCGCGCGGCCCGAGCTGGCCCTGCGCTTCGCGCGCCTCGGCTTCGGGGGGCTGCGCGCCGAGCAGCTCTTCAGCTCCGCGCTGTGCGCCGCGCGCCTGCTGCGCCAGCGCCTGCCCGGGCCTCCGGACGCGCCGGGCGCCGTGTTCGTGCTGGGCGGCGAGGGGCTGTGCGCCGAGCTGCGCGCCGCGGGGCTGCGCCTGGCCGGGGACCCGAGCGCGGGGGACGGCGCGGCCCCGCGCGTGCGCGCCGTGCTTGTGGGCTACGACGAGCACTTCTCCTTCGCCAAGCTGAGGGAGGCGTGCGCGCACCTGCGCGACCCCGAGTGCCTACTCGTGGCCACCGACCGTGACCCATGGCACCCGCTGAGCGACGGCAGCCGGACCCCTG GCACCGGGAGCCTGGCCGCTGCAGTGGAGACGGCCTCGGGACGCCAGGCCCTGGTGGTGGGCAAGCCCAGCCCCTACATGTTCGAGTGCATCACGGAGAACTTCAGCATCGACCCCGCACGCACGCTTATGGTGGGTGACCGCCTGGAGACCGACATCCTCTTTGGCCACCGCTGCGGCATGACCACTGTGCTCACGCTCACAGGAGTCTCCCGCCTAGAAGAGGCCCAGGCCTACCTAGCGGCCGGCCAGCACGACCTCGTGCCCCATTACTATGTGGAGAGCATCGCAGACTTGACAGAGGGGTTGGAGGACTGA